The Bombus pyrosoma isolate SC7728 linkage group LG3, ASM1482585v1, whole genome shotgun sequence genome has a segment encoding these proteins:
- the LOC122566087 gene encoding probable nuclear transport factor 2 isoform X1, protein MALNAQYEVIGKGFVQQYYAMFDDPAQRPNLINMYNTESSFMTFEGLQIQGAIKIMEKLTSLTFQKINRIITAIDSQPMFDGGVLINVLGRLQTDEDQPHAYIQTFVLKPIGTSFYVQHDIFRLALHNTV, encoded by the exons ATGGCATTGAACGCTCAATATGAAGTTATTGGAAAGGGTTTCGTACAACAGTATTATGCTATGTTTGACGACCCCGCACAAAGaccaaatttaataaatatgtataat ACCGAGTCATCTTTCATGACATTCGAGGGTTTGCAAATACAAGGTGCTATTAAAATCATGGAAAAATTAACT agtttaacatttcaaaaaataaatcggATAATAACTGCCATTGATTCACAACCTATGTTTGATGGTGGAGTGCTTATTAATGTTTTAGGAAGGTTGCAG ACTGATGAGGATCAGCCCCATGCATACATCCAGACATTTGTCCTGAAACCAATTGGCACCAGCTTTTACGTGCAGCATGACATCTTCAGACTTGCTCTGCACAACACGGTTTAG
- the LOC122566086 gene encoding 60S ribosomal protein L27, whose translation MVKIMKSGKVVLVLSGRYAGRKAIIMRNYDDGTTEKQYGHAMVAGIDRYPRKVHKRMGKAKIHKRSKIKPFVKVLNYNHLMPTRYTVDLHWDKVTPKDLKDPMKRKKIRFQTRVKFEEKYKSGKNKWFFQKLRF comes from the exons ATGGTGAAGATTATGAAATCAGGAAAAGTTGTATTGGTCCTTAGTGGCCGATACGCAGGAAGGAAAGCTATCATCATGCGTAATTATGATGACGGTACTACAGAAAAACAATATGGACATGCTATGGTAGCAGGTATTGACCGATATCCACGAAAAGTACACAAAAGAATGGGCAAAGCAAAGATTCATAAACGTTCCAAAATTAAGCCATTTGTGAAA GTACTTAATTATAACCATTTGATGCCGACGAGATATACTGTAGATTTGCATTGGGATAAGGTAACACCTAAAGACCTTAAAGACCCAATGAAACGCAAGAAAATTCGATTCCAAACCCGCGTTAAATTTGAGGagaa gTACAAATCTGGTAAAAACAAATGGTTTTTCCAAAAGTTAcgattctaa
- the LOC122566087 gene encoding probable nuclear transport factor 2 isoform X2, producing the protein MALNAQYEVIGKGFVQQYYAMFDDPAQRPNLINMYNTESSFMTFEGLQIQGAIKIMEKLTSLTFQKINRIITAIDSQPMFDGGVLINVLGRLQADEDPPHAFSQIFVLKPLGNSFFCQHDIFRLGIHDSV; encoded by the exons ATGGCATTGAACGCTCAATATGAAGTTATTGGAAAGGGTTTCGTACAACAGTATTATGCTATGTTTGACGACCCCGCACAAAGaccaaatttaataaatatgtataat ACCGAGTCATCTTTCATGACATTCGAGGGTTTGCAAATACAAGGTGCTATTAAAATCATGGAAAAATTAACT agtttaacatttcaaaaaataaatcggATAATAACTGCCATTGATTCACAACCTATGTTTGATGGTGGAGTGCTTATTAATGTTTTAGGAAGGTTGCAG GCAGATGAAGATCCACCACATGCCTTCTCACAGATTTTTGTGTTGAAGCCACTGGGGAATTCATTTTTTTGCCAGCATGACATCTTTCGTCTTGGCATTCATGATAGTGTATGA
- the LOC122566082 gene encoding dynactin subunit 2 has product MADPKYADLPGIAYDQVDVYETTDLPESEQFQLYPEDETDSIEKLHTSATEAFIKFKNKRFLSKEVDFSDRISLKPRTGYKFGDWELPGEGEKETPIQKYQRLQCEIKELYEEVNDLKEKSKEEKVKSVADIISQVQLLGKQLDSLKLEECLGADLVATLSDPQGTRMKQLISQIEAFKQTSILTSETDSKSQNAKDDKATEPGVLKYQMMYLPEKARMQEAARIALLEQRLCNLESVIGTTSDKLSKFSQNLKGQGVMEALQELGAKAALLDTYQLDIIESRLAALIHRMDNVAQKKTALTLDSEQEQKISEMYDIMKQTETISQILPQTVNRMLALNTIHQQAATFNKSLTRLEELQSQITSDLESNKSLLKGVQESFASNLEIIKSNIESLDERIKKLNV; this is encoded by the exons atgGCTGATCCTAAATATGCCGATTTACCTGGGATT GCATATGATCAAGTGGACGTTTATGAGACTACTGATTTACCAGAATCAGAACAATTTCAACTTTACCCCGAG gATGAGACAGattctatagaaaaattacatactAGTGCCACTGaagcatttattaaatttaaaaataaacgtttccTCAGCAAGGAAGTTGACTTTTCCGATCGAATATCACTCAAACCAAGAACTGgctataa atTTGGAGATTGGGAATTACCtggagaaggagagaaagaaacccCTATTCAAAAGTATCAGCGCTTGcaatgtgaaataaaagaattatatgaaGAAGTGAATGACTTGAAG GAAAAATCAAAAGAGGAAAAGGTAAAATCTGTTGCTGATATAATTTCTCAAGTACAACTCTTAGGAAAACAATTAGATTCcttaaaattagaagaatgtCTCGGGGCTGATCTTGTTGCAACTCTGTCAGATCCACAAGGCACAAGAATGAa aCAACTGATATCACAAATAGAAGCATTCAAGCAGACTAGTATCCTTACTTCTGAAACTGATTCAAAGTCACAGAATGCAAAAGATGATAAAGCAACTGAACCTGGTGTACTTAAGTATCAGATGATGTATCTTCCAGAAAAAGCAAGAATGCAGGAAGCAGCAAGAATTGCATTACTTGAACAAAGGCTTTGTAATTTAGAAAGTGTAATTGGGACAACCAGTGATAaactttccaaattttcacAG aatctCAAAGGTCAAGGAGTAATGGAAGCTCTTCAAGAATTAGGAGCAAAAGCTGCATTATTAGATACTTACCAATTAGATATAATTGAAAGCCGATTAGCCGCACTAATTCATAGAATGGATAATGTTGCACAAAAAAAGACTGCATTAACATTAGATTCAGAACAAGAACAAaaa aTTTCGGAAATGTATGATATTATGAAACAAACGGAAACTATCTCACAAATTTTACCACAAACCGTAAATCGAATGTTGGCTTTAAATACTATTCACCAGCAAG ctGCTACATTCAACAAATCTTTAACACGTTTAGAGGAATTACAATCACAAATAACTTCTGACTTGGAAAGTAACAAATCTCTTTTAAAAGGAGTACAAGAGAGCTTTGCATCAAacttagaaattataaaaagtaacatAGAATCATTAGATGAACGTATTAAAAAACTGAACGTGTAA
- the LOC122566083 gene encoding GDP-fucose protein O-fucosyltransferase 1 encodes MFSIIFILLLTTFYNTYCEDFDIDTNGYIVYCPCMGRFGNQADHFLGALGFAKALNRTLVLPPWVEYRTGETRSIQVPFDIYFNVSKVQSYHKALLMENFMRDIAPKIWQSKERVSFCYSARGKGDSCNAKDGNPFGSFWDTYNIDFIKSEFYGPLHYDVHHTDMAVQWKKKYPALHWPVLAFTGAPASFPVQLENKKLHKYVEWNTDMLNKAIAFIKQKLPRGAFVGIHLRNGIDWVRACEFISSTPNLFAAPQCLGYRNERGKATSAMCLPSFDLIVRHLKRVIRNGNDIKSVFVASDNNYMIEELTKALARMEVPVFKQDSPASPHLDLAILGRANYFIGNCISSFSAFVAREREIKGYPTFFWGFPSERSSSSITHEEL; translated from the exons ATGTTcagtattattttcattctactATTAACCACATTTTATAACACATATTGTGAAGACTTTGATATTGATACAAATggatatattgtttattgtcCTTGTATGG gGCGATTTGGAAATCAAGCAGATCACTTTTTAGGTGCTTTAGGATTTGCAAAAGCACTAAATCGTACTTTAGTTTTACCACCATGGGTTGAATATAGAACTGGAGAAACAAGATCT aTACAAGTTCcatttgatatatattttaatgtatcaAAAGTTCAAAGCTACCATAAAGCACTATTAATGGAGAATTTTATGCGAGACATAGCACCAAAAATATGGCAATCTAAGGAAAGAGTAT CTTTCTGTTATTCTGCACGTGGAAAAGGAGACTCATGCAATGCCAAAGATGGAAATCCATTTGGTTCATTTTGggatacatataatatagattttataaaatcagaaTTTTATGGTCCTTTACATTATGATGTTCATCATACAGACATGGCAGTAcaatggaaaaaaaaatatcctGCATTACATTGGCCAGTATTAGCATTCACAGGTGCACCTGCTAGTTTTCCTGtacaattggaaaataaaaaattacataagtATGTTGAATGGAATACAGACATGCTTAATAAAGCCATAgcatttataaaacaaaaattaccaAGAGGTGCATTTGTAGGAATTCATCTACGTAACGGAATTGATTGG GTTCGTGCTTGTGAATTTATATCCAGCACACCAAATCTCTTTGCTGCTCCACAATGCCTTGGGTATCGTAACGAACGTGGGAAAGCAACTTCTGCTATGTGTCTACCATCATTTGATTTAATAGTACGTCATCTAAAACGGGTTATTCGCAATGGTAATGACATCAAATCAGTATTTGTAGCATCAGATAATAACTATATGATCGAAGAACTTACTAAAGCCTTAGCACGGATGGAA GTTCCAGTTTTTAAACAAGATTCACCTGCATCGCCTCATTTAGATTTAGCTATTCTTGGAAgagcaaattattttataggaaaCTGTATATCTTCATTCTCAGCTTTTGTCGCaagagaaagggaaattaAAGGGTATCCCACATTTTTTTGGGGTTTCCCCTCAGAGAGGTCTTCATCTTCTATTACACATGAAGAATTGTAG